The nucleotide window TATTCACCATCTTCTATTATTTCTCCAAGAGGTGTAATTATTTCCTCATATTTTGGAAGAGATAAATCTACTTCTTCAGGCATTACTTGTATGGATGAATTATTTCTCATTTGTACTTCAAGATCACCAGTATAACCTGTTTTTACTTCTAAATTATTTATTTTGACAATATCTCCTTCATTAATCCTATTCATATATTTCATATTGTCTGTCCACATAACCACTCTTATTTTTCCAGTACTGTCTTCTACTGTAAGATTAGCTACTTTTCCTTCACGTCCTTTTTTGGTAGTGAATGTTTTTATATTGGATATTGCCAGCAATCTTCCTTGTATGCTTATATTACCATTTCCATCCACAAGAGATGATATTTTTTGCACTTGATTAGTATGAGTTTGTTGTATATTTTGACGTCCTGCATGTTTTTCTACTGCCATATTCACAATTTGTTCTTCTGTGATAAATGGTGCGTCACTGTTTTCTTCTTTAATTTCTTCAATATCATTTAAAAAGTCTTTATATTCAACTTTTTCCTTAACTTCTTGATATCTATCTTTATAATATTCTTCTAATTCTTTTTCAGAAGGCATTTTTTTAGTTCTCCTATTTTTATCAGTAGAGTTTAAAATATTTATATGTAGTTAATAATTATTAATAAGAAAAATTATTCTAGTATAAAAAGTTAAAAAAATTATATAATATTATTATTTGTACTTACTTAGATTTTTGTATATAATATATAAAGGTTTTTAGGGTAATATTTGAAAAGTACTATAAATTAACTATTTTTCAGCATATATTTTAATTATTTAGTTATAGATTTATTTTATACAAGAATTTTATATAAAAATGTTTAATATTAACTATTTTTTATTGAAAATTATATGATAATATTAATTAGTTAATAAGTAATACTTATACTTTTTTAAAAATAAGATAACAATAAAAATAATAACTTAAGATTACCAAAAATATATATAAAGTGAACTTATATTTTCAAGATTTCAAAAATAATTATATAACACTATCACTTTAAAGATAAAAAAAATTCATGTTATTATTTAGGGAGGTAACAAATAATATGTCAATGACAATGTCTGAAAAAATATTAGCAAGAGCTTCAAACAATAAAAAAGTAGAAGCTGGAGAAATAGTCATGGCAGATATCGATACTGCTATGGTACATGACCTTACAGGTCCTCTAACACTACAAGCATTAGATCAGATAAATACTGATAAAGTATGGGATCCTGAAAAAATAGTTATCCCATTTGACCACCAGGTACCTGCAGATACATTAGATGCTGCAGCAAACCATCAAATGCTAAGAAAATTCGTGAAAGAACAAGGAATTGAAAATTTTTATGATGTATACGAAGGAGTATGTCATCAAGTACTACCTGAAAAAGGACATGTACTACCAGGAACAGTAGTTGTAGGAAGTGACTCACATACCTGTACCCATGGAGCATTAGGTGCATTTTCAACAGGAATTGGTTCAACAGACATGGCAATGGTATTTGCAACAGGACAACTTTGGTTTAAAATACCAGAAACACTGCAATTCCAAATCAATGGAGAATTAAAAGAAAACGTAACTAGTAAAGATGTAATCTTAAATATCATAGGACAAATAGGACAAGATGGTGCAAGATACAAGGCATGTGAATATGCAGGAGAAACTGTAGAAAAAATGGATATGTCCGACCGTATGGTACTAAGTAACATGGCAATAGAATGTGGTGGAAAAACAGGACTTATAGCAGCAGATAGAGTAACACAAAATTATCTTAATGGAAGAACAAATAAAGTATACACACCAGTTACAACAGACCCTGATGCACCAAGTCTTGAAGTAATGGATATTGATGTGTCAGACCTTGAACCTCAAGTAGCATGTCCTAACTATGTAGATAATGTGAAACCTGCTAGTGAAGTAGAAGATGTTGAAGTTGACCAAGTATTCATTGGATCATGTACAAATGGAAGACTCAAAGACTTACAACAAGCTGCAAAAGTACTGAAAGGTAAAAAAATTAAAAAAGGAGTAAGAACTCTTGTAATACCAGCATCCAGAACTATATATAAACAAGCATTAGATCAAGGCCTAATGGACATATTTATAGATGCAGGAGCTCTAATTTGTAATCCATGTTGTGGACCATGCCTCGGTGGACATGTAGGACTTATTGGTGATGGAGAAGTAAGCTTATCTACATCAAACAGAAACTTCAAAGGAAGACAAGGTAGTCCAGAAGGAAAAGTATACCTTAGTTCACCAATAGTAGCAGCAGAAAGTGCAATAACTGGACA belongs to Methanosphaera sp. WGK6 and includes:
- the hacA gene encoding homoaconitase large subunit; the encoded protein is MSMTMSEKILARASNNKKVEAGEIVMADIDTAMVHDLTGPLTLQALDQINTDKVWDPEKIVIPFDHQVPADTLDAAANHQMLRKFVKEQGIENFYDVYEGVCHQVLPEKGHVLPGTVVVGSDSHTCTHGALGAFSTGIGSTDMAMVFATGQLWFKIPETLQFQINGELKENVTSKDVILNIIGQIGQDGARYKACEYAGETVEKMDMSDRMVLSNMAIECGGKTGLIAADRVTQNYLNGRTNKVYTPVTTDPDAPSLEVMDIDVSDLEPQVACPNYVDNVKPASEVEDVEVDQVFIGSCTNGRLKDLQQAAKVLKGKKIKKGVRTLVIPASRTIYKQALDQGLMDIFIDAGALICNPCCGPCLGGHVGLIGDGEVSLSTSNRNFKGRQGSPEGKVYLSSPIVAAESAITGHITAPEKN